The following proteins are co-located in the Anas platyrhynchos isolate ZD024472 breed Pekin duck chromosome 1, IASCAAS_PekinDuck_T2T, whole genome shotgun sequence genome:
- the MAB21L3 gene encoding protein mab-21-like 3 isoform X3 → MKPFTDEDVEIYIQSKVLAPSQFLITVPLRGLTGYRECQVRHWRYYTVHGAKLLSSVRDPEELHQWLEVEQFSKSLQQWHETDVNIEGDLVPAKVLVVFRELVEKSIISCNLSSKVTVLESFSSVVRVAVETSESQVEVELVPTVEIPTCWPEKARWPRCLKRWPSQEKVQCIKSLGFDLLARSNYHWQLCFSRAEHMLMEGLDEDGGCRMKCFRVMRQMKEDVWCAGNKPIITAYHLQTVLFWTCEKYPRTKDWRCFREAFLRLVQKLHKCVSQHFLKHYFVKNTNLLKYANTSDLDVVASKLAVFLENPVFCLD, encoded by the exons ATGAAACCATTCACAGATGAAGATGTAGAAATCTACATCCAGAGCAAG GTCTTAGCACCCAGCCAATTCCTCATCACAGTCCCTCTGCGCGGCCTGACCGGGTACAGGGAGTGCCAAGTGCGGCACTGGCGTTATTACACCGTGCACGGAGCCAAGCTCCTCTCCTCTGTGCGGGACCCCGAGGAGCTGCATCAATGGCTAGAGGTGGAGCAGTTCTCAAAAAGCCTTCAGCAGTGGCATGAGACGGACGTGAACATCGAAGGCGATCTGGTTCCAGCCAAAGTCCTCGTTGTCTTCCGGGAGCTGGTGGAGAAGTCGATTATCTCCTGTAACCTCTCCA GCAAGGTGACGGTGCTGGAGAGCTTCAGCTCAGTGGTCCGGGTAGCTGTGGAGACGTCAGAATCCCAGGTGGAGGTGGAGCTGGTCCCTACCGTGGAGATCCCGACTTGCTGGCCCGAGAAAGCCCGGTGGCCTCGCTGCCTTAAGCGTTGGCCTTCCCAGGAAAAAGTGCAGTGCATCAAG TCACTTGGTTTTGACCTTTTGGCCCGCTCCAATTATCACTGGCAGCTTTGCTTCTCCCGTGCTGAGCATATGCTCATGGAAGGCCTCGATGAAGATGGTGGTTGTCGCATGAAGTGCTTCAGGGTCATGAGGCAGATGAAGGAAGATGTCTGGTGTGCTGGAAATAAGCCTATCATCACTGCTTATCACCTTCAG ACAGTGCTATTCTGGACGTGTGAAAAATACCCACGCACCAAGGATTGGCGCTGCTTCCGCGAAGCCTTCCTGAGGCTGGTGCAGAAGCTGCACAAGTGCGTAAGCCAGCACTTCCTCAAGCATTACTTCGTCAAGAACACCAATCTGCTCAAATACGCCAACACCAGTGACCTGGACGTGGTGGCCAGCAAGCTCGCAGTCTTCTTAGAGAACCCCGTCTTCTGCCTGGACTGA
- the MAB21L3 gene encoding protein mab-21-like 3 isoform X1 — MKPFTDEDVEIYIQSKVEPRHYLVSKTVEEVQKIIQQLTTEISYKATRFQAISNSGIHNENIKDQPALLAKWSAMLRGKRPFHPSIQVLAPSQFLITVPLRGLTGYRECQVRHWRYYTVHGAKLLSSVRDPEELHQWLEVEQFSKSLQQWHETDVNIEGDLVPAKVLVVFRELVEKSIISCNLSSKVTVLESFSSVVRVAVETSESQVEVELVPTVEIPTCWPEKARWPRCLKRWPSQEKVQCIKSLGFDLLARSNYHWQLCFSRAEHMLMEGLDEDGGCRMKCFRVMRQMKEDVWCAGNKPIITAYHLQTVLFWTCEKYPRTKDWRCFREAFLRLVQKLHKCVSQHFLKHYFVKNTNLLKYANTSDLDVVASKLAVFLENPVFCLD; from the exons ATGAAACCATTCACAGATGAAGATGTAGAAATCTACATCCAGAGCAAG GTGGAACCACGACATTATCTGGTTTCCAAAACAGTGGAGGAGGTGCAGAAAATCATCCAGCAACTGACCACAGAAATCAGCTACAAGGCCACACGATTCCAGGCTATCTCCAACTCTGGCATTCACAATGAGAATATTAAG gATCAGCCGGCTTTACTGGCCAAGTGGTCAGCTATGCTTCGGGGGAAGCGCCCattccacccatccatccag GTCTTAGCACCCAGCCAATTCCTCATCACAGTCCCTCTGCGCGGCCTGACCGGGTACAGGGAGTGCCAAGTGCGGCACTGGCGTTATTACACCGTGCACGGAGCCAAGCTCCTCTCCTCTGTGCGGGACCCCGAGGAGCTGCATCAATGGCTAGAGGTGGAGCAGTTCTCAAAAAGCCTTCAGCAGTGGCATGAGACGGACGTGAACATCGAAGGCGATCTGGTTCCAGCCAAAGTCCTCGTTGTCTTCCGGGAGCTGGTGGAGAAGTCGATTATCTCCTGTAACCTCTCCA GCAAGGTGACGGTGCTGGAGAGCTTCAGCTCAGTGGTCCGGGTAGCTGTGGAGACGTCAGAATCCCAGGTGGAGGTGGAGCTGGTCCCTACCGTGGAGATCCCGACTTGCTGGCCCGAGAAAGCCCGGTGGCCTCGCTGCCTTAAGCGTTGGCCTTCCCAGGAAAAAGTGCAGTGCATCAAG TCACTTGGTTTTGACCTTTTGGCCCGCTCCAATTATCACTGGCAGCTTTGCTTCTCCCGTGCTGAGCATATGCTCATGGAAGGCCTCGATGAAGATGGTGGTTGTCGCATGAAGTGCTTCAGGGTCATGAGGCAGATGAAGGAAGATGTCTGGTGTGCTGGAAATAAGCCTATCATCACTGCTTATCACCTTCAG ACAGTGCTATTCTGGACGTGTGAAAAATACCCACGCACCAAGGATTGGCGCTGCTTCCGCGAAGCCTTCCTGAGGCTGGTGCAGAAGCTGCACAAGTGCGTAAGCCAGCACTTCCTCAAGCATTACTTCGTCAAGAACACCAATCTGCTCAAATACGCCAACACCAGTGACCTGGACGTGGTGGCCAGCAAGCTCGCAGTCTTCTTAGAGAACCCCGTCTTCTGCCTGGACTGA
- the MAB21L3 gene encoding protein mab-21-like 3 isoform X2 — MKPFTDEDVEIYIQSKVEPRHYLVSKTVEEVQKIIQQLTTEISYKATRFQAISNSGIHNENIKVLAPSQFLITVPLRGLTGYRECQVRHWRYYTVHGAKLLSSVRDPEELHQWLEVEQFSKSLQQWHETDVNIEGDLVPAKVLVVFRELVEKSIISCNLSSKVTVLESFSSVVRVAVETSESQVEVELVPTVEIPTCWPEKARWPRCLKRWPSQEKVQCIKSLGFDLLARSNYHWQLCFSRAEHMLMEGLDEDGGCRMKCFRVMRQMKEDVWCAGNKPIITAYHLQTVLFWTCEKYPRTKDWRCFREAFLRLVQKLHKCVSQHFLKHYFVKNTNLLKYANTSDLDVVASKLAVFLENPVFCLD, encoded by the exons ATGAAACCATTCACAGATGAAGATGTAGAAATCTACATCCAGAGCAAG GTGGAACCACGACATTATCTGGTTTCCAAAACAGTGGAGGAGGTGCAGAAAATCATCCAGCAACTGACCACAGAAATCAGCTACAAGGCCACACGATTCCAGGCTATCTCCAACTCTGGCATTCACAATGAGAATATTAAG GTCTTAGCACCCAGCCAATTCCTCATCACAGTCCCTCTGCGCGGCCTGACCGGGTACAGGGAGTGCCAAGTGCGGCACTGGCGTTATTACACCGTGCACGGAGCCAAGCTCCTCTCCTCTGTGCGGGACCCCGAGGAGCTGCATCAATGGCTAGAGGTGGAGCAGTTCTCAAAAAGCCTTCAGCAGTGGCATGAGACGGACGTGAACATCGAAGGCGATCTGGTTCCAGCCAAAGTCCTCGTTGTCTTCCGGGAGCTGGTGGAGAAGTCGATTATCTCCTGTAACCTCTCCA GCAAGGTGACGGTGCTGGAGAGCTTCAGCTCAGTGGTCCGGGTAGCTGTGGAGACGTCAGAATCCCAGGTGGAGGTGGAGCTGGTCCCTACCGTGGAGATCCCGACTTGCTGGCCCGAGAAAGCCCGGTGGCCTCGCTGCCTTAAGCGTTGGCCTTCCCAGGAAAAAGTGCAGTGCATCAAG TCACTTGGTTTTGACCTTTTGGCCCGCTCCAATTATCACTGGCAGCTTTGCTTCTCCCGTGCTGAGCATATGCTCATGGAAGGCCTCGATGAAGATGGTGGTTGTCGCATGAAGTGCTTCAGGGTCATGAGGCAGATGAAGGAAGATGTCTGGTGTGCTGGAAATAAGCCTATCATCACTGCTTATCACCTTCAG ACAGTGCTATTCTGGACGTGTGAAAAATACCCACGCACCAAGGATTGGCGCTGCTTCCGCGAAGCCTTCCTGAGGCTGGTGCAGAAGCTGCACAAGTGCGTAAGCCAGCACTTCCTCAAGCATTACTTCGTCAAGAACACCAATCTGCTCAAATACGCCAACACCAGTGACCTGGACGTGGTGGCCAGCAAGCTCGCAGTCTTCTTAGAGAACCCCGTCTTCTGCCTGGACTGA